From a single Bacillus pumilus genomic region:
- a CDS encoding ImmA/IrrE family metallo-endopeptidase, with amino-acid sequence MTIYTDKRIKHKAQHLLKEHNGNDIYNICQTLNIPILKNDLGTVRGCLQYHENTDTYIIHINSNYEWGKFGIAHELGHFFLHKDLNSFKLHNCSIELENKLEDQANLFAAELLLPDNLIKTFPYPLNKWGIQQIAFLNDLPQFVVEQKVAQLKLFNPTPQNFQNVGKIIV; translated from the coding sequence ATGACGATTTATACAGACAAAAGAATCAAACATAAAGCACAGCACTTATTAAAAGAACATAATGGCAACGATATTTACAATATCTGTCAAACCTTAAACATACCAATTCTCAAAAACGACCTAGGTACTGTAAGAGGTTGTTTACAGTATCACGAAAATACAGACACCTACATCATACACATAAACTCTAATTACGAATGGGGAAAATTTGGAATAGCTCACGAGCTAGGACACTTTTTTTTACACAAAGATTTAAACTCTTTTAAATTACACAACTGTTCAATTGAGTTAGAAAACAAATTAGAAGATCAAGCAAACCTCTTCGCTGCCGAACTTTTATTACCCGACAACTTAATAAAGACATTTCCTTATCCTCTTAATAAATGGGGAATACAACAAATTGCCTTTCTTAATGACTTACCACAATTTGTTGTGGAACAAAAAGTTGCTCAACTTAAATTGTTCAATCCAACCCCTCAAAACTTTCAGAACGTTGGAAAAATAATTGTATAA
- a CDS encoding helix-turn-helix domain-containing protein, whose product MSFGYKLKTLRKSKKLTQKELAHLLYLSQSSIARFENEEILPTSDTLNKIANFFDVSTDYLLDRPSKERNNLEKAINEAIEELKEEKTLMFLKNGDIDEETANLIKKALKNGIEYAEAMKKKE is encoded by the coding sequence ATGAGTTTTGGTTATAAATTAAAAACTTTAAGAAAATCAAAAAAACTTACCCAAAAAGAACTTGCACATCTTTTATATTTAAGTCAAAGTTCTATTGCTCGCTTCGAGAATGAAGAGATACTTCCAACAAGTGACACATTAAATAAAATTGCTAACTTCTTTGATGTTTCCACTGACTATTTATTGGATCGTCCTAGTAAAGAAAGAAATAATTTAGAAAAGGCTATTAATGAAGCCATTGAAGAATTAAAAGAAGAAAAAACACTTATGTTCCTCAAAAATGGTGACATTGATGAGGAAACAGCCAATCTAATAAAAAAAGCTTTAAAAAATGGTATCGAGTATGCCGAGGCTATGAAAAAGAAAGAGTGA
- a CDS encoding DUF961 family protein, protein MELKFIVPNKEETFGDCKFLGFKREKFVYDQVNQKRTDELESRTYNLAASCQGGPVEVVLPANVELKEYDFMQDVELVNPIIEARVDNGGRFGTLVWTILAEDIRIKGSNANSTKVTPAAPATNDKK, encoded by the coding sequence ATGGAATTGAAATTTATTGTACCAAACAAAGAAGAAACTTTTGGAGATTGCAAATTCTTAGGATTTAAACGTGAAAAATTTGTTTATGATCAAGTCAATCAAAAAAGAACTGACGAATTAGAAAGCAGAACTTATAATCTTGCTGCGAGTTGCCAGGGTGGTCCCGTTGAAGTTGTCTTACCTGCTAATGTTGAATTAAAGGAATATGACTTTATGCAAGATGTGGAACTGGTAAACCCTATTATTGAAGCAAGGGTGGACAATGGTGGTCGGTTTGGTACTCTCGTTTGGACTATTCTTGCCGAAGATATTCGAATCAAAGGCTCTAATGCTAATTCTACAAAAGTAACACCAGCAGCCCCAGCAACGAATGACAAAAAGTAA
- a CDS encoding tyrosine-type recombinase/integrase: MPIKKMSNGKYKVDISVGFDPITGARRRKTKIASTKNEAEEIYYRIKSKYRNGELDYGKNTKFKYLLALYFNHMEQNLKEVTVHNRTLSINKHIAPFFKDSLVNKITYTEITNFRQHLINQDLKVSTINQLMVILHNIFSTGVKEGLVKKNPCADVKNLRDTSNKIIIWTPEEFKLFINFLTPKQEYYKTLYTFAYLTGTRIGEAQAVTWEDLDKIEGIITINKTYHRFNKKDIVTTPKTPNSIRAISINKKLTNMLLKLKTQQKNRYDELGLNQTPQTPIFEKDGKIPSTHYINQLIKDTCHKINTSMSQSLKVIKFHGFRHSHVSLLIHQGEEILLISERLGHKSVTFTLDTYGHLFPSRQKQLSKKLDSLSFL, translated from the coding sequence ATGCCTATAAAAAAAATGTCTAATGGAAAATACAAAGTCGATATAAGTGTAGGCTTCGATCCGATAACCGGAGCAAGACGAAGAAAAACTAAAATTGCCAGCACTAAAAATGAAGCCGAAGAAATTTATTACCGCATTAAAAGTAAGTACAGAAATGGTGAATTAGATTATGGAAAGAATACAAAATTCAAATATTTATTAGCTCTATACTTTAATCATATGGAACAAAATTTAAAAGAAGTTACTGTACATAACAGAACACTTTCGATTAATAAACATATTGCTCCATTCTTCAAAGATTCTCTTGTAAATAAAATCACATACACAGAAATAACAAATTTCAGACAACACTTAATAAATCAAGATTTAAAGGTATCAACAATAAATCAACTTATGGTGATCTTACATAACATTTTTTCGACAGGAGTAAAAGAAGGGCTTGTTAAAAAGAACCCTTGCGCTGATGTAAAGAATCTCAGAGACACTTCTAATAAAATAATCATCTGGACTCCAGAAGAATTCAAATTGTTTATAAACTTTCTGACTCCAAAGCAAGAATATTATAAGACACTATATACATTTGCATATTTGACAGGTACAAGAATTGGAGAAGCCCAAGCAGTAACTTGGGAAGATTTAGATAAAATAGAAGGAATAATAACCATCAACAAAACCTATCACAGATTTAACAAAAAGGATATTGTTACTACACCTAAAACACCAAATTCGATAAGAGCAATTAGCATAAACAAAAAACTAACTAATATGTTATTAAAATTAAAAACCCAGCAAAAAAATAGATACGACGAATTAGGTTTAAACCAAACACCACAGACTCCAATCTTTGAAAAAGATGGGAAAATCCCCAGTACTCATTATATCAACCAACTCATCAAAGACACATGCCACAAGATAAACACATCAATGAGTCAATCTCTAAAAGTAATAAAGTTTCATGGTTTTAGGCATTCACATGTTTCACTACTAATACATCAAGGTGAAGAAATACTATTGATTTCCGAACGCTTAGGACACAAATCAGTAACCTTCACTTTAGATACCTATGGACATCTCTTCCCTAGCAGACAAAAGCAGCTTTCGAAGAAATTAGATTCTTTGTCGTTCCTTTAG
- a CDS encoding thioester domain-containing protein, whose protein sequence is MIRRRSFKSIVLLMIVVMFSVFPKAEATEGGVKTFGINYDGYLEMNGEILYMSVDGKREKATLEGLIQKGDKDQELLLESDIEENDKGVLSFIFSFFATGKAKAAAPKIEYKGAINYRGSVVGDFRVDGKQAFCFQHSKASPPTGSKYKESVPYDNEKVQRALYYGWGGQGNIFTDRKQGIVITSLILDRLYSNGDSGKNLPGYEKLWDLAMNGKDLNRKVRFTNTKLTVAVKGNKQVSETTKLNADKENYVTVSVPNGITLVNETSGKKVTEGKMKVYGEQKIHLEADLDKKYNYSTGELGSNMKIFQPLITKPSGGNTQVLGYGDWYTDPNNTTSFTAVFKVRQKKINVQHIDKYTGDLLEKESYTRNIGSSYSFAPKASINKGKEKFIPVDRKEKAGTLGNKDVTIKFYYNLERSVTVNYYDNRTGEKIKESKKYKKVRGEKYSEKHPSIKSGEYKYRYIRTDGDKESGTIGGKNIVINYHYDKPLAKLSFDKLQIYTAKSTKGLPVKVHLSKEMNYKTTLKDFEEKKITVALYLKDKKIVSKTYSAKELPKKIEMTIPSKGLKAAVKNLYTVKFLDFNKNDFKIDAAASELSTDGYAASEKTIKASSSNGKELSYKGVVMTEKTPTTGKVYYERLAFPLKKIEKKKTGYGFMREIDLHYENEIGGSIKPSFDFEVPTRLVDSYLAYTKKGDRSMIPMEQTSSTNKKQGETSVYDLVYELPHVNVERHTGSLFSDGQVASKDKRIAYELVDGGRKFYSPIWSDLGNYETKIKSKPMGVNLVKTEVTEQLELYASMYAHMDSKTINQDEVLLKPVYADNPFPNGLPEGWTKKDLDWVMSR, encoded by the coding sequence ATGATTAGAAGGAGATCATTTAAAAGTATAGTCTTACTCATGATTGTGGTTATGTTTTCTGTTTTTCCGAAAGCGGAAGCGACTGAGGGAGGCGTAAAAACCTTCGGTATAAATTATGATGGCTATTTAGAAATGAATGGTGAAATTCTGTACATGTCCGTTGATGGTAAACGAGAGAAAGCAACGCTAGAAGGATTAATCCAGAAGGGGGACAAAGATCAAGAACTATTATTAGAAAGCGATATTGAAGAGAATGATAAAGGAGTTTTATCTTTTATATTCTCGTTTTTTGCTACTGGTAAAGCAAAGGCAGCAGCGCCAAAGATTGAATATAAAGGTGCTATTAATTATCGTGGTTCAGTAGTAGGGGATTTTAGAGTAGACGGTAAACAAGCATTTTGTTTTCAGCATTCAAAAGCGTCTCCTCCTACGGGATCAAAGTATAAAGAATCTGTTCCTTACGACAACGAAAAGGTACAAAGGGCTTTGTATTATGGTTGGGGTGGTCAAGGTAATATTTTTACGGATAGAAAACAAGGGATTGTAATTACTTCTTTAATACTCGATAGGCTGTATTCAAATGGTGATTCGGGAAAGAATCTCCCTGGCTATGAAAAATTGTGGGATTTAGCCATGAATGGAAAAGATTTAAATAGAAAAGTAAGATTCACAAATACTAAACTTACTGTAGCTGTAAAGGGAAACAAGCAAGTTTCTGAAACGACGAAACTTAATGCGGACAAAGAGAATTATGTTACAGTTTCTGTTCCTAATGGTATAACTTTAGTTAATGAAACAAGTGGTAAGAAGGTAACTGAAGGCAAAATGAAAGTTTATGGGGAACAGAAAATACATCTAGAAGCTGATTTAGATAAAAAATATAATTACAGCACTGGGGAATTAGGCAGCAACATGAAAATATTTCAGCCTTTAATAACGAAGCCTAGCGGAGGGAATACACAGGTTTTGGGTTATGGGGATTGGTATACTGACCCGAACAACACAACATCTTTTACTGCTGTATTTAAAGTGCGCCAGAAGAAAATCAATGTGCAGCACATTGATAAATATACGGGCGATCTTCTTGAGAAAGAAAGTTATACAAGAAACATAGGTTCGTCGTATTCATTTGCGCCTAAAGCATCTATCAATAAAGGAAAAGAAAAATTCATCCCTGTTGATCGGAAGGAGAAAGCAGGGACATTGGGCAACAAAGATGTGACGATTAAGTTTTACTATAATTTGGAGCGATCTGTGACGGTTAATTATTATGACAACCGTACAGGTGAAAAAATTAAGGAAAGTAAGAAATACAAAAAGGTGCGTGGAGAAAAGTATTCAGAAAAGCACCCTTCTATCAAAAGTGGAGAATACAAGTATCGTTATATAAGAACTGATGGAGACAAAGAAAGTGGAACGATTGGCGGCAAGAATATTGTCATCAATTATCATTATGATAAGCCATTGGCAAAGCTGTCATTTGATAAGTTGCAAATCTACACAGCTAAATCCACAAAGGGTTTACCTGTGAAAGTTCATCTGTCTAAAGAAATGAATTATAAGACCACTTTAAAAGATTTTGAAGAAAAGAAAATCACAGTGGCTCTGTACTTGAAGGATAAGAAAATCGTTTCTAAAACATATTCTGCGAAAGAGCTGCCTAAGAAAATAGAAATGACAATACCATCTAAGGGTTTAAAGGCTGCTGTGAAAAATCTCTACACTGTAAAGTTTTTAGACTTCAACAAAAACGATTTTAAAATTGATGCTGCTGCATCCGAATTAAGTACGGATGGATATGCAGCAAGCGAAAAAACGATCAAGGCAAGTTCATCTAACGGAAAGGAATTGTCCTATAAGGGTGTTGTCATGACAGAGAAAACACCCACAACAGGAAAAGTCTATTATGAAAGACTGGCTTTTCCATTGAAGAAAATTGAAAAAAAGAAAACAGGCTATGGATTCATGAGGGAAATTGATCTTCACTATGAAAATGAAATTGGCGGCAGCATTAAGCCATCATTTGACTTTGAAGTTCCCACACGTTTAGTCGATAGTTATTTGGCGTACACAAAAAAAGGCGATCGTTCAATGATCCCTATGGAACAGACATCATCCACCAACAAGAAGCAAGGTGAGACGTCAGTCTATGACCTTGTGTATGAGCTTCCTCATGTAAACGTTGAGAGACACACAGGTAGTCTGTTCAGTGATGGTCAAGTGGCGAGCAAAGACAAAAGAATTGCGTATGAGCTTGTAGATGGTGGTCGTAAATTCTATTCTCCAATTTGGTCAGACTTGGGGAATTACGAAACGAAAATCAAGTCAAAGCCAATGGGTGTAAATCTGGTAAAAACGGAAGTCACCGAACAATTGGAGCTTTATGCGTCCATGTATGCTCACATGGATTCAAAGACGATTAATCAAGATGAAGTGTTGCTGAAACCTGTATATGCTGACAATCCATTTCCTAATGGTCTGCCAGAAGGATGGACTAAAAAGGATTTAGATTGGGTTATGTCTCGTTAA
- the lepB gene encoding signal peptidase I: protein MKKKPLLWLMIITGIVLLFQVKNFMFVTYKVEGVSMDPTFTNGTELLINKFSPKLTKISRFDYVLFHGPKNQILIKRVIGLPGETIKYEDDQLFVDGEKKKEPYLKEQKQHKMGNVLTGDFQLKAITGDDKIKNNHYFVVGDNRIHSFDSRHFGTISKDQVVGVKRNTSE, encoded by the coding sequence ATGAAAAAGAAGCCATTGCTATGGTTGATGATTATTACAGGCATCGTCTTATTGTTCCAAGTAAAGAATTTCATGTTTGTCACGTACAAAGTAGAAGGGGTTAGTATGGACCCAACATTTACAAACGGAACAGAATTATTAATCAATAAGTTCTCACCAAAACTCACAAAAATTAGCCGGTTTGATTATGTGTTATTTCATGGTCCTAAAAATCAAATCTTGATCAAGCGAGTCATTGGACTCCCAGGAGAAACGATCAAGTATGAAGATGATCAGCTGTTTGTTGATGGTGAAAAAAAGAAGGAACCTTATTTAAAAGAGCAGAAACAACATAAAATGGGGAACGTTCTAACAGGGGATTTTCAGCTAAAGGCCATCACAGGAGACGATAAAATCAAAAACAATCATTACTTTGTGGTCGGAGATAACCGAATACATAGCTTCGACAGCCGGCATTTTGGTACCATTTCAAAGGATCAAGTTGTCGGTGTCAAAAGGAATACAAGCGAATAA
- a CDS encoding AbrB family transcriptional regulator: MKQGNSLRTDLILIAISGLGGFFLSLTGMSIGWMVGTLITAAFIAMRRPTLFQRKGTSTLRIHSRWLLLGQFILGIELGQKMNMKVLHIFAENWLPVSFMLVFSILLAMLSGFVLWKLSKTDMLTSFVGTAPGGLSAMPGIAQEVGANTAVVSLVQTIRVLMVVLTIPFTVFYLNTKNQADAAVVTQGSAFSSGVFTLSNISWTAALILGAWLMSRLAVRLHFPAPWLIGSMLGVAALQVGAGAVIGHDLIPYWPSQANIASQVFLGATIGSKMNKQMFVGLKNTFIVAVVSSAGLIAATVLSSIAIAEITGISVITAILAFSPGGIAEMATTAVTLHEDSTFVVAVQVVRIILVIAMLPPFFRFLHHVWAKRQPDYKAAK, encoded by the coding sequence ATGAAACAAGGAAACAGCCTTCGAACCGATCTCATTCTGATTGCGATAAGCGGTTTAGGTGGATTTTTTTTGTCTTTAACAGGCATGTCTATTGGCTGGATGGTTGGTACATTAATCACAGCAGCTTTTATTGCAATGCGCCGGCCCACCCTGTTTCAGCGTAAAGGAACGAGCACCTTACGTATTCACAGCAGATGGCTGCTCCTTGGTCAATTCATTCTCGGAATCGAACTCGGACAGAAAATGAATATGAAGGTCCTTCACATTTTCGCTGAAAACTGGCTCCCTGTCAGTTTCATGCTCGTCTTTTCTATTCTACTGGCGATGCTCTCTGGCTTTGTCTTATGGAAGCTGAGCAAAACAGATATGCTGACAAGCTTTGTCGGAACTGCCCCCGGCGGTTTATCCGCTATGCCGGGGATTGCCCAAGAGGTAGGAGCAAATACAGCAGTTGTGAGTCTTGTGCAAACGATACGTGTATTAATGGTTGTGCTCACTATCCCATTTACAGTATTTTATTTAAATACAAAAAACCAAGCAGATGCGGCTGTAGTTACACAAGGGAGCGCTTTTTCTTCGGGCGTGTTCACCTTGTCAAACATTTCTTGGACCGCTGCGCTTATTTTAGGAGCCTGGCTCATGTCACGCCTGGCAGTTCGTCTTCATTTCCCTGCCCCTTGGCTGATCGGCAGCATGCTAGGCGTCGCAGCTCTTCAAGTAGGTGCGGGCGCAGTCATTGGTCATGATTTGATTCCTTATTGGCCGTCTCAAGCGAATATTGCGTCTCAAGTATTTCTAGGCGCAACCATCGGGTCAAAAATGAATAAACAGATGTTTGTCGGGCTAAAAAATACTTTCATTGTGGCTGTCGTCAGCTCAGCCGGACTGATTGCAGCGACTGTCCTCAGCTCTATTGCCATTGCAGAGATTACAGGCATTTCTGTCATTACAGCCATTCTTGCCTTTTCGCCCGGCGGTATTGCAGAAATGGCGACAACAGCGGTCACACTTCACGAGGATTCTACCTTTGTTGTGGCTGTACAAGTCGTCAGAATCATTCTCGTCATTGCGATGCTCCCGCCGTTTTTCCGGTTCTTACATCATGTATGGGCCAAAAGGCAGCCTGATTATAAAGCCGCAAAATAA
- a CDS encoding replication initiation factor domain-containing protein translates to MTEGQVKPPHANRGVVRKNEKDEENLTSMVDYVRVSFKTHDVDHIIQNILHIHKDFMTEKPKGFYGYVGTWEMDMIKVMYSAPDDERGTLIEFSGKGCRQFESFLECRKKTWFDFFQDCLNEKGSFTRLDIAIDDKRTYFTIPSLLEKAQNGLCVSRFRKSDYNGSFDIGDGRLGGTTLYFGSKKSDAYLCFYEKNFEQAEKYNIPYEEMEDWNRYEIRLKNERAHSAVCELIKDRNLTSIGMAIINNYVRFVEEDGPEEKRMRETSPFWLEFIGDVKKLRLYTKPQTDFYQKSRNWLKNSCAPTMKMILEADRALGQNDLSDMIINAELQEKHEKMLETFLTPIHEMVV, encoded by the coding sequence ATGACCGAGGGGCAAGTAAAACCCCCCCACGCTAACAGGGGGGTAGTACGCAAGAATGAAAAAGATGAAGAAAATTTAACATCAATGGTCGACTATGTAAGAGTTAGTTTTAAGACTCATGATGTAGATCATATCATTCAAAATATCTTACATATCCACAAAGATTTTATGACCGAGAAGCCGAAAGGCTTTTATGGATATGTAGGAACGTGGGAAATGGATATGATCAAAGTCATGTACAGTGCTCCAGATGATGAAAGGGGCACACTGATTGAATTTTCCGGTAAGGGCTGTAGACAATTTGAATCTTTTCTCGAATGTAGAAAGAAAACGTGGTTTGATTTCTTTCAAGATTGTTTAAATGAGAAAGGAAGCTTTACAAGATTAGATATAGCGATTGATGACAAGCGAACATATTTCACTATACCTTCTCTTCTGGAGAAAGCACAAAATGGGCTGTGCGTTTCGAGATTTCGTAAATCTGATTATAATGGATCGTTTGATATTGGTGATGGTCGACTTGGGGGAACAACGTTATATTTCGGCTCTAAAAAATCAGATGCGTATCTTTGTTTTTACGAAAAGAACTTTGAACAGGCTGAAAAATATAACATTCCTTATGAGGAAATGGAAGATTGGAACAGGTATGAGATAAGGTTGAAAAATGAACGTGCTCATTCTGCTGTTTGTGAACTAATTAAAGATAGAAATTTGACCAGCATTGGAATGGCTATCATAAACAACTATGTTCGCTTTGTAGAAGAAGATGGACCAGAAGAAAAAAGAATGAGAGAAACAAGTCCTTTTTGGTTAGAATTTATCGGTGATGTAAAGAAGTTAAGGTTGTATACAAAGCCGCAAACTGACTTTTATCAAAAGTCCCGTAATTGGTTGAAAAATAGCTGTGCGCCAACGATGAAGATGATTCTTGAAGCTGATAGAGCTTTAGGGCAAAATGATTTATCAGACATGATCATCAATGCGGAATTGCAAGAAAAACATGAAAAAATGTTAGAAACATTCTTAACGCCAATTCATGAAATGGTGGTTTGA
- a CDS encoding DUF3850 domain-containing protein: MKEGFHELKILPQYFWACKTGHKCFEIRKNDRDFKVGDLIQLREYKDGDYTGRCVLGRISFITDYQQQDDYVVLNFKRLKLNQAV, encoded by the coding sequence TTGAAGGAAGGATTTCATGAATTAAAAATACTACCTCAATACTTTTGGGCTTGTAAAACAGGTCACAAGTGCTTTGAGATACGAAAAAATGATAGAGACTTTAAAGTTGGGGATTTGATTCAGTTACGTGAGTATAAAGATGGTGATTATACAGGAAGGTGCGTATTAGGCAGAATTAGCTTCATTACGGACTATCAGCAACAGGATGATTATGTTGTCTTGAATTTTAAAAGACTTAAATTGAATCAAGCTGTGTAA
- a CDS encoding ICEBs1 excisionase: MSFLNVKDVQRILNVKQATAYEVIRKLNAQLTMQGYQVVRGRVDKSYFEKSYLYSDSREKVTG; the protein is encoded by the coding sequence ATGAGTTTTTTAAACGTCAAAGATGTCCAGAGAATATTGAATGTTAAACAGGCAACTGCATACGAAGTCATTAGAAAATTAAATGCGCAGTTAACAATGCAAGGGTATCAAGTTGTTAGAGGTAGAGTGGACAAAAGTTATTTTGAAAAAAGTTACCTTTATTCAGATAGTAGAGAAAAGGTGACAGGCTAA
- a CDS encoding TVP38/TMEM64 family protein, with protein MTSFLSLFTHENITSFFESYKAFGPIVAILLPLIEAFLPFLPLVAFAVANANAFGLWEGFLLTWIGASAGSILIFLLIRKFGQMRMLNFISRHPSIKKLMLWVEKRGFGPLFILLCFPFTPSAAVNVVAGLSRISFWQFSLATVSGKCVMLFIISFIGYDLSALVKNPLRSVFAVLVIALLWYVGKRVENRLNIRMSKREDKGGS; from the coding sequence TTGACATCATTTCTTTCCTTATTTACTCATGAAAATATCACATCATTTTTTGAAAGCTACAAGGCTTTTGGACCGATTGTGGCTATATTGCTCCCTTTAATAGAAGCATTCCTTCCGTTTTTACCGCTCGTTGCGTTTGCAGTAGCAAATGCAAATGCATTTGGCCTTTGGGAAGGCTTTTTATTGACCTGGATTGGCGCAAGTGCAGGGTCTATTCTTATCTTTTTGCTGATCAGAAAATTTGGACAGATGAGAATGCTCAATTTTATCAGCAGGCATCCCTCTATTAAGAAATTAATGCTTTGGGTGGAAAAGCGGGGATTTGGTCCATTATTTATTTTACTCTGCTTTCCTTTCACGCCCTCAGCTGCCGTCAATGTTGTAGCGGGTTTATCAAGAATTAGCTTTTGGCAATTTTCATTAGCTACTGTATCTGGGAAGTGTGTCATGCTCTTTATCATTAGTTTTATTGGCTACGATCTTTCTGCTTTAGTTAAGAATCCGTTAAGAAGTGTTTTTGCGGTTCTAGTTATTGCGTTATTATGGTATGTTGGAAAGAGAGTAGAAAATAGGTTGAACATTCGAATGAGTAAGCGTGAGGACAAAGGAGGCTCTTAA
- a CDS encoding FtsK/SpoIIIE domain-containing protein codes for MIISLWKYKGTKIRPRHKNNVLKTGALISVPVFLLLMTLFWKDHLWILYEKGVEDTFQNFTFNIPLIITSLTVSIVVPAAILFGWRYIFRKYSKLKKIYHRQKIARMILSNKFYDSKSVKSRITDRMVQKITYFPRFYYRVKDGHIIIKVAMDMSRFQQRFMELGKEFENGFFCDLVSTDMEDGFFTYKLLYDAGKNRISIDDAVVNKGSMKLMKHIDWAFDKLPHMLISGGTGGGKTYFILTLVKSLVASGADVRILDPKNADLADLEEVLEGKVFSRKNGIMMTLRKSVEDMMRRMDEMKNHPNYKTGENYSYLGYKPVFIIFDEYVAFMDMLDFKERETAMQDIKQIIMLGRQMGFFLVAGAQRPDAKYFADGIRDQFNFRVSLGKMSGTGYAMLFGDTDKKFVEKDIKGRGYAYAGTGNIMEFYSPLIPNGYDFIEEIRLAKEGTQGAQAATAASGSESAQATTEEE; via the coding sequence ATGATCATTTCGCTATGGAAGTATAAAGGGACAAAGATTCGTCCTAGACATAAAAATAACGTGTTAAAAACAGGTGCATTAATAAGTGTGCCTGTTTTTTTGTTGCTGATGACACTTTTTTGGAAAGACCATCTATGGATTTTATACGAAAAAGGTGTTGAAGATACATTTCAAAACTTCACCTTTAATATACCTTTGATCATTACAAGTTTAACTGTGTCAATTGTAGTTCCAGCAGCTATTTTATTTGGTTGGCGCTACATATTCCGTAAGTATTCAAAATTAAAGAAAATTTATCATCGTCAAAAAATTGCAAGAATGATTTTGTCGAACAAATTTTATGATAGTAAAAGCGTGAAGAGTCGTATAACCGATAGAATGGTTCAAAAAATCACATACTTCCCTAGATTTTATTATAGGGTTAAGGATGGTCATATTATTATTAAGGTTGCTATGGATATGAGCAGGTTCCAACAAAGGTTTATGGAATTAGGAAAGGAATTCGAAAATGGGTTCTTTTGTGATTTAGTGTCTACAGATATGGAAGATGGCTTTTTTACCTATAAGCTGCTATATGATGCAGGGAAAAACCGTATATCTATTGATGACGCTGTTGTAAATAAAGGCTCTATGAAGCTAATGAAGCATATTGATTGGGCATTTGATAAGTTGCCGCACATGTTGATTTCTGGGGGTACAGGTGGAGGAAAAACGTATTTTATACTTACCCTTGTAAAGTCTCTTGTTGCTTCTGGGGCGGACGTTCGTATATTAGACCCGAAAAATGCGGATTTGGCAGACTTAGAGGAAGTTCTCGAAGGAAAGGTTTTTTCTCGTAAGAACGGTATTATGATGACTTTGCGGAAGTCCGTTGAGGACATGATGCGAAGAATGGATGAAATGAAAAATCATCCGAATTATAAAACCGGTGAAAACTATTCCTATTTGGGATATAAACCTGTTTTTATCATATTTGATGAGTACGTGGCGTTTATGGATATGCTCGATTTCAAGGAACGTGAAACTGCAATGCAAGATATCAAGCAAATTATCATGCTAGGCAGACAGATGGGCTTTTTTCTTGTTGCAGGAGCGCAACGTCCAGATGCGAAGTATTTCGCTGACGGAATAAGAGACCAGTTTAATTTCAGAGTATCTTTAGGAAAAATGTCCGGAACTGGTTATGCCATGCTGTTTGGTGATACTGATAAAAAATTCGTTGAAAAAGATATTAAAGGTAGAGGATACGCCTATGCAGGTACAGGAAACATAATGGAATTTTATAGCCCTTTGATCCCAAATGGGTATGATTTCATAGAGGAAATCCGACTTGCTAAGGAAGGAACGCAGGGCGCGCAGGCGGCGACAGCCGCAAGCGGCAGCGAAAGCGCCCAAGCGACGACTGAGGAGGAGTGA